In the genome of Pyrobaculum islandicum DSM 4184, the window TACTTTTTATCTAGTGAGGAGAGAGCCGCCTCTCTTTATCTGCGCATATTGTGGCAGATATCATGAGTTAAGCGATTTGATATGATAGAGAAGTTTTTAGAGCTTGGCGTAGTGAAGTTCGGCATATTTAGACTGTCAAGCGGTTTAGAAAGCCCGTTTTACATAGACCTACGTAATGTCTTAGGAGAGCCCGAATTACTCCGCTGGGTGATTGAACAATATCGTGAAATCCTCTTGAGACTGAAATTTGACATAATTGTGGGGGTAGCTACAGGTGGAATTCCGTATGCTTCAATTCTAGGCTATACTCTAGGTAAGCCCATTAGTTATGTAAGACCGGAGGCCAAAGAACATGGGACTGGTCGTTTGATAGAAGGCGCAGAAGTCTCAGGAAGGGAGGTTGTAGTAATAGACGATGTTTTAACCACAGGGAAGAGCATTATTGGAGCTATAAATGCTATAAGATCAGCCGGCGGCATTGTGGCCGGAGCTGTTGTATTTCTAGACAGAGAACAATGTGGTTCCAGAAATATAAAAACTGCGACGGGGGTAGAAGTGTATAGCGTATATAAGATGAGGGGTCTGTTAGATAGGCTTAAAGATTATATAGATGAGGAACAATACCGCTCGGTCATCAACTATTTGGCACAATGGCGTTGTTAATAATTATCGGCCGTCTTCTACATTATGTACACCCAGAGATAAGCCATAGGCTGGGCTCACTTCTATTTTCTCTGCCACTCCCTACATGTCGTTGTGTACAACAGTGGGAGATTGGCGATGTAAAAGTTTGTGGGCCTGTCGGCGTAGCGGCCGGTTTAGATAAGACTGGGAGATACTCTCGGTTTCTCTCTTTTTTCTGTCCCGGATTCATAGTGGTGGGTTCTACACTCCCGTATAAACGCCGGGGGAATAAACCGCCTAGAGTAGCTAGAATTTGGCCATATTCTCTTGTAAACGCCATGGGGCTTAACAGCCCTGGCATAGCCGCAGTTTTACACAAATTGACGAACTTAAATTATCCAATATTTATAAGTATAGCTGGCTTTACAAAGGAGGATTTTTTAACACAACTTATATACCTCCGGCGTTATAAACCAACAGCAGTTGAGGTAAATATATCTAGCCCCACATATAAAGGACTTTGGCGCGATTTACCAGAGCTTATAGATATAGACATGCCTATGTTTATTAAAGTCGGCCCCTCTGTAGATGTGGCCTCTGTCATAAGAGATGTCAGAAGGCTCGGGTGGGGGCTTGTGGTTACAAATACCTTCCCAATAGAGGACAATCGAATAAGCGTAGGAAGGGGAGGCCTTAGTGGTCTCTTACTATATAAATATGGCTTTAAACTTCTAGTAAAAGTCAGAGAAGCCGCAGGGCCGGATATCCCCATTATATACAGCGGCGGTCTCTTCTCCTGTAGCCAACTAAGGGAAGTTTTGAAATATGCAAATGCCGCCGAAATTTTAACATCAATACTCTACTTTACTCCATATATCCTAAAGATACTTAACCGATGTTTATACAGTCGAGAGTAGTCTCATAGGCTTCTTCAACAAGTTTCTTCAAGCGGCGCCAGTGTGCGCCAACCCAGTAATAGCGTCCACAAGATGTGCAACGCCAACATTTTTCGCTAAATATCCTATGGCCCACAGCCTTTTCCGCTTCTCTACAACTTACTTCGACAACGTCGCCTCCGCAAAGTGGACACCTAGATTTCTCAAGAGGTTTTAAACCAAGTCTTAGAAATATAGATATCCACTTAATGTGGTCGTCTGTCTTTATTAAAATAGTGGGACCTCTCCTTGTTTTATAGAGCTCCTCATCTCGCGTAACTACTAGACATTCTGTATTTAAGAGCTCTGTATCCCCCAAGTCTGAGCTGTATATCACCTTGAGTCCAAATAGAATACGTAACATACGGGCCAGCCACCCCAACATAGAGTCTATATATATACAGTGGAGATACGGCACGCCTTTTATTTCGCAGTCTACCACGTGGCAAAGACTCTCTCCACTTCCTCCCAAGAGAGGGGCGATCCCCGCCCCTCCTCAGCTATCTGTGAGGGGCCAGGGATAGCGGCTACTATCTCTTCGAGAGAACATCCCCCCCACTTCTTGGCTAGCTCTCTACCTAATTTGCTCTTTTCTACGCCGCCTGGCGATATGATAACGTATCTATCAGCTAATAGTTGCGCTGATTTTGGCGGTGCCGCCACTACTCTATAGATATCTCCATCTTTTCTACAACCCACTGCCAGCTCTAAACGGACGTGTCTAATATACTCCCTTTTGCCATATATCATAAACGAGCCACGGGCAAGATATTGGCCGGCGGGCGCATGTTTAGAGACTTGCTCGCCGCGGACGTAGTATACATCTATTGAATGTATCCCAATTTTCCATGCCTTGCTATATGCAGCGGCAAACTGTGCAGTTTGTAATAACTCAAGGGGGTCCTCTGATGGGGGCATTACAACCACTGAAGCGCCTGGGATATCTGCATGAAAGAAGAGGTAGTGTTCCCTAAGGTATTTTCTTACAATAGTCTCATTTTGCGACGCGTCTCTACCCCCAATTATCGGTCTCTTACCTGTGGTAATAGACCAGCGAAATTTCTCAAACCAAGCCCTTTTAACAACTATTTTTACAGAAGACTTAACTTTCTCCTCGGCGCGGTGTATCTCCTCTTCTAACTTAGCCAGGTCTCTTCTGAGTTTCTCCACAACCTGTGCCGCCTTATTCGCCTTTTCTTCTAACTCTTTTGCATGTTCAAACATCCGCGATATTTGACGTCCCACTGGGATGTCTTTCTCAAGTTCTACAACTGTGCCATCGGGAAGTTCTATTTTTACCCTCTTGTTTACGTATACTACACGTATACTAGTCTCGTAACCCCTTAATGCATCTTCTATCTCTGATTTATACATCAGAAGTTTATGAGCAGTAGTTTTCAGAAGAGACGCCTCCTTCTTATACTCGGGGATCTTCTTCTCTAGTTCTGCTATTGTTGTTTCCAGCTTTTTACGTCTCTGTATTAACTCCTGAGTCTCTTGGATGAGAGTAGACCCCAGTTCCATTGGAGAAAAGTAGTAATCTAGGGCTTCCCAAAAATGCGTAAATTGTTTTAACTCGTCGCATTGTATGGCGGTGAGTCTTATAGGGAGGACTGTGACAGGAATATTCTCTTTTATACATACCGTGGGCTCTATTTTGCCAATGCGTATCTGATCTACAATAATCTTCAGCGTCTCCGCAAGAGCTCTCGGCGAAGAGCCTGCTCGTGCAATAAGCTCTTCTGCAAGCTCAGGACCTGTGCCCAGACGTCTAACTAAGCTCTTCTTTACATCGCCAGGGTCTATCGCCTTCTCAATAGCGTTAACATCTGCAGTAAAGATATCAATAAATGCTGCCGGTGGATAAACGTAGGACAGGCCCGGCTTTAATTCGCGGTCTCTACCTCTATAGCTATGTAAAAGCCATACTATCTTTCCATCTCTGACAGACACAATGTTAAAGGGCTCTATCAGTTCGATAATTATTTTTCCAGACACAAACTCAAGTTCTAAAATACGGTCAAAACGAGGCATGTAAACTTTTACTAGCTTTTCACCTCGAAACAACCCCCTGAGTGTTTCAGCCCCCTCGTGGCTTTTTTCAGGTATAACACCAGTTAGAGAAGCCCTAAACTTAGTTATAGTCATAAACCCAGATGTAAATTTAAACAAAAACCCAGCTCCTGTCTTGTATATATTTTCAACTCTATTGTTGATCAGATTAGACATCTCTACAGCTGAAGCTAGAAGATCTAACGCCGTGACAACTTTCTTCACATTATGTAAATTGTTAGATATAGAAAAAGTTTAGGTAGCTAGTCTCACTCCATGTTTTTCAAGAATTTCTTTCATCAAAAGTGCGTCTTTTTCTAACAACGGCGATTCGCATATAAGTGTAATAGTTATATCCCTGGCGCTCAGCTCTTTTGCCAAAGGCTCAAAAGGCGGCATATTACGTTCAATGGGCTCGTGTTCATCTACATATTTCCCGTTGCGGTATCGAATAGACGTAAAGTGTGTATGCATGTGTCTGTCTCCAAACTCCTTAGTCCAAAGATCTAATACTTCGCCATAGTTTAAAACGCCGTTATTTCTAGCGTATAAATGCCCCCAGTCGACCACTGGCGTAACAAATGGCAGCTCCTTAGCCAATTTAAACGTCTCCTCAATACTCCCAAATTGATTCGTCCGTGCAGTGATCTCTACGCCGACATATACGCCGGATCCCACCCCCGACTCTTTATACGCCTTTTCTAACTCCTCCTTTACTTTTTCATAACACTTCTGAGGCCCTAGTTTGCCGTAATACGCAGCGTGAACTACCACAACCCAAGCCCCCATATAATATGCTCTATCGAGTGAATCTACTAGCCTTTGTCTAGACTTCTCAACTTTATCTGTCTCTTCAGAACAGAGGTTGATGAAATATGGCGCATGTACAGAAAGTTTGATGTTATACTCCTGCGCCGCCTTGCCGACTTGTTTGGCAAGTTCTCTCGACATTCTAACGCCTTGTACAAACTCTACCTCCATCGCGTTTAACCCCAACTCTCTAACAACACGCACTGCGTCAAGAGTAGACCTAGCTTTTGCGACATATTGTGGAATGCCAGCGGGCCCTAGATAAACTCTAGCCATTAATTCAAAAACGGAATCCATTATTTAAGGTGGTGTCTGTATGTTGTTGTGATAGAGGCTCCGCCTTTTGATAAAAGTCTTGGAATGTTGTACTACGTTACTGATACATGTCCCGCTGGCGGCGTAATAAAGGCGAGACCTGAGGATTTTATAGTAGAGGAGGTGCTTAAAGATGGCACAGTGGTAGCGCTCACAGGCATCTCTCTAAAGCCAAGAGTGGGAAGTTGGACATGGATTCACGTCGTTAAAAAGAATACTGACACATTGAAGCTACTTTTATATCTAGCTAAGACGCTCGGCCTAAAAGCCAGAGACATATCTATAGGGGGGATCAAAGACACCAGAGCAGTCACATCACAGATAATATCTATAAGAGGGGATGTGACAAATTTGCCAAAGATACGTAATGTGGAGTTCCTCAGCTTCTGGCCTATGGACAAGCCTATAACGCCATCTCTAATCTACGGCAACAGATTTACCATAACACTTCGCAATGTTGAGAAAGTAGATTGTGCAGAGGCTACGCTAAAGACGCTCCAATATATCGCTTTGCCAAATTACTATGGCTATCAACGTTTTGGAACTATACGGCCGGTCAGTCACCTCTTAGGCAAGGCGCTTGTAAAAAAAGACGCAGAAGAGTTCTTCGACATTATGTTTTGTAAAATCTTCGCCTACGAATCTGACGTCGCAAAAAAAGCGAGAGAAGCGGCTTGTAAAGGAGACTATCGGAGAGCCCTAGAGATATTTCCAAAAAGGTTTATAGAAGAAAGAGCCGTATTGAGGGGACTTTTGAGAGGTTTAGACTTGTGGAACGCCATCATGTCTATACCGATTCAAATACTTCGGATATATGTAGAGGCTTTACAATCCTATCTCTTCAACCTGTTTCTATCTAAACGCATGGAGTTAGGTCCTTTGAATAGGCCAATAGAGGGCGACTTAGTCGAAATTAACGGACAGGTTGTACACTACGCAGAAGGTCTCGGCGGCGAGGTAGTATTGCCAACCGTTGGCGTCGGCGTAAAGATGCCCAGGGGTAAAGTGGGAGAAGCTGTATTGCAGTTATTAAAGAGAGAGGGGGTAGAGCCGTCTATGTTTTTAAAAATGCCGAGAGGACTCAGGGTATATGGAGGCTATAGGAAGGTTGTCCTAACTCTAAGGGATTTTAGATACGCTGTAGATAAAGAAGTAACGGTCAGTTTCACTCTACCAAGGGGTAGTTATGCCACTGTAATTCTCAGGGAGGTTGTAAAACCCGAGGAACCTTATAGACATGGGTTTTAGCCGTAGAAATATTTTATTTCTGGATTTAATATTTAGACGTGGTTGACGCATATCCGGCGGACGCCGAGATTCCAATACCAAAGAGAGACGCATTAATAATACTGGCGGTGCACAGCTATATACCATCTCAAGCGAACCCCCGTCCCGAGCTGATAGAGACTTTACTACAGACTCTGCAAGGGAGGGACGTATCTATAACATTCTCCATGCCTAAGTCTTATTTTGAAAAAGCAGTGAAAATTATGGGCTTGGAAAAACTTGCCGCTAAATACGGCGCTAGAATAATACAGCCTCAACAACATGTGGACTATAAGATAGAACTTGAAACGTCTAGAGGCACAAAAATTACCGTTAGGGCGCTCAGGGCGGCTTTCGAAGAGTCTCTCACAAAAATAGTTGTAGCAATACCTGTAAGCCACCCTCAGACTATTCTGTATTTAACAATGCCCACCGCCGCTCTACAAGTACTAGAGCCAAAAGACGCACAAAATCTTTACGAAGGTTTTAGAGCGCTTTATAAATATATTGCAAATATCTACAAATTAGAAAAAAACACCTTTTGTCTTACAGATGGTAAATTTGTCATTGAGGGCGATGGACCCATAAAGGGATTTCAGAGATACTGGGGGGTGATAGTAACCGGCGAAAACTGTGGCGAAGTTGACTATATAACAGCGCAAGCCCTTGGCGTAAACCCAGAGGACTTGGGCTACCTATATTTCTACTTCGGTGGCTCTTGGCCAAAGATAAAGCCGCCAAGGCTTCTGGAAGAAAACAAAATTCAAATAAAGCTTACGAGTAATATCGGGATACTCCTCAGTTGGAAAAGAGGATAACATGATGAATGCGTTGGTGGATGATAGATGAGTGACGACGGACGGACTGATGTTATAAAACTTTATTGACTCTTATTGTCCGCTTTAAAAGTACTTGATAAAAATATATAAATATCAGCAAATATGCGGCTATGGCAAAACGTGGCGGCAAGAGAACAGTGGGCGTGTCTTATAGATTCCACGTCACTCCGGGTATATTCTTAAACAGCTTAGTGCCGGTTGCAGACAACTCCGGCGCTAGACTTGTCCGCGTTATAGGTGTTGTAGGTCATTATTCAAAGACAGTGCATCGGAGGATCCCTGGCGCAGGCGTTGGCGACATGGTTGTCGTAGTAGTGCGAGAGGGGAAGCCTGAGTTGAGAAAACAGATATTTAGAGCGATTGTTGTGAGACAAAGGCGGCCCTACAGGAGACCAGATGGAACATGGGTCGCTTTTGAAGACAACGCCGTAGTTATTGTAACTCCGGAAGGAGATCCTAAAGGGTCGGAGATCCACGGCCCTGTTGCTATGGAGGCAACATTGCGTTGGCCGACAATCGCAAACCTAGCATCTATAATAGTTTAAATTTTCAGCATACTCTCTAGAGTCTTAGTTATAACTGCTGGATTTTTATTGCTATAGTATAAGATAGACGTGGCCTTGTCAGAGCTAGAGACTCTACTGCCGAGACTCACTAAGCTTTCTCCGGCGAAAAAGATACTAGCGCTTTACAAATTAAGAAGTCTAGTTAGTGAGGAGGACTTTAGACATCTTGCAACTCTCTTAAGCATAGACTTAAGCAAAAGCGAAAGCCCAAAGAGGTGGGTCTCTGTTAACACAGTAGACGAAAAAATTGAGGACGAAGGAGACATAGTAGAGGATCTTATAGAGGTAGACGTCGAAATTCTAGAGATTTTAGAAGACGATGAATATGTTGGTAAAAAAATCGTGGAGAGAATATGGAAGTCGAATACCTTATAGAGAAGTTAGGACAGTACCTAGGCGGCATAGACATAGAGAAGGTGAGACATAGCTTGAGGTCAAAACCTGTCGGCGCCGAGAGAATACTTGGGATAAAGATAGAGGAGTCTGAAACTACAGAAGCTGAATGTCTTAGAATTAAGGGCCTTATAGATCTATATAAAAAGGAGGAGATGAGATTGATAGCCCTCCTTAGAGAGCTTAAAACAATGGGAATTGCGCCAAGCGATATGGAGATTTTGAAGAAGAAAATTAGGCTAGTGAGAAAGAGGATACGCATCTACAGAGATATTATGAAAAAATGTCAAGCATCACTTCCAGAAGTCTAACATAGACGTTGACACATTTATAGAGCTTTCCACGGTATCGCTGAACCTTTGGGAATATCAGGGCAGGTCAGTTTCGTCATTAAATCAGGCCCCAGAGTTTACATCACAAAAGAGTACTCAGTATCAAGATTTAAGTGCTATGTCTCTTATTTCAGCTGCTTTTAGGCTGTAAGGGCTTCTCTTTCATTCACGCCCTCGTGAACGACCACGCCGCATCAGAGCAGAAGCATTAGGCAAGCTCGAGTCCCATTTGATAGGCTATTTCCCTACGTTTTTAAAGGTTCTAAACTGGCTTGGCACTTATCAAAACAACGATATGTATTAACGTCTCCTATTCAAAGGAGGGGATTTACCTCGCCTGATAGACGAAGTCTTACTAGGGTAGGCCTGTTTTATCATAAAGTTGGGTCTTAGAGTTTACGTCTTAGAGAAGCGGCGGTATGAATGTTACGTGCCCAACTCCCAGGAGGTGAGATATTGTTTCTGTTCTTCGGTTAATTCTTCTATTTCGATACCCATAGTTTTGAGCTTAAGCCGCGCTACTTCGCGGTCAAGTTCGTCGGGTAATTTATAGACGTCAATAGCTAGCTTATTTTTTACAATATGCTCGGCGGCGAGGGCTTGGTTTGCAAAAGATAGATCCATGACCTCAGAGGGATGGCCCTCTGCGGCTACCAAATTCACTAGCCGGCCCTCCCCGATGAGATAGACACGTTTGCCATTTGGTAGCGTGTATTCCTCTAGGTACTGTCTTATTAACTTCTTTGAGATTGCTACACGTTCAAGACCTGCGACGTCGATTTCTACATTAAAGTGACCAGCGTTTGCGAGAACTGCGCCGTCTTTCATCTTAAAAATATGGCCTAGATTTATTGCTCTTATATTGCCCGTGGCTGTTATAAATATATCGCCTATCTCAGCTGCCTTGTCCATAGGCATAACTTCAAACCCGTCAAAGACAGCCTCCAGAGCCCTCACGGGGTCTACCTCTACCACAATTACTCTCCTTGCGCCGAGGCCTCTAGCCCTCATTGCGATTCCTCTGCCAACCCAACCATACCCGGCAATAACCACGTTTTTGCCGGCTATGAGGAGGTTTGTTGCCCTCAAGACGCCGTCCCAAGTGGACTGGCCTGTTCCATATCTGTTGTCAAATAGATACTTCGTATAGGACTCGTTAACTGCTATGATTGGGTAGAGAAGCTTTCCAGCCCTCTTCAGCGCGCGGAGCCTTAACACACCTGTGGTGGTCTCCTCGGTGCCCCCGCGGAGTCCGGCCACTAATTTATCGGGGTCTATAGACCCCGCAGTCTCTAGTACGTACTCAATTGTCTTGTCTCGTGCTTCATGCTTAAGCTTATGTATTGTCACTGTTAGGTCTGCACCGTCGTCTAGAGTAATCGTGGGGTAAAAAGACAACGCGAAACCAATGGCATTGTAATAATCTCGTTCAGACATCCCACGCCATGCGTAGACATATGCGCCTTCTTGTGCCAAAGCGGCGGCTACATCATCTTGAGTTGAAAGAGGGTTAGATGGTATAACTACAACTCGCGCTCCTCCTGCGATTAAAGTACGTACTAGAACTCCTGTCTCTTTTGTGACATGTAAACAAGCGGCTATCGTCTGACCTGCAAGAGGTTTCTCTTTTTCAAAACGCTTCCTAATTTCTAACAATACGGGCATATTTCTCTCAGCCCAGTACAACTGTTCCCTACCTCTTTCGGCTAGCGAGAGATCTTTTACCTTAGATTCTGTCATCGGCATATAGAACATAAAATTAATTTAAAGATTCTATATTGTTGAAAAACATGGTACCAAGAGTACGGAGTTACATACCTGGGCTCGACGAAATTTTATACGGCGGTATACCAGAGAGAAGCGTTGTTTTATTAAGCGGAGGGCCGGGGACAGGCAAGTCTATACTTGGCAAACAATTTCTCTATAACGGTTTAAAAAGGGGAGAGCCAGGCGTTTTTGTAGCACTTGAAGAACACCCCGTTGCCGTCCGCCGTAGCTTTCGCCACTTTGGATGGGATATTTCTCAATATGAGCGCGAGGGGAAATTTGCAATAATAGACGCGTTTACGGGTGGCGTCGGTACTGCGGCACAACGGGAAAAATACATAGTGAAGCAGGTAGACGACGTCTATGAATTAAGCGATGTGTTGAGACAAGCAATTAAAGACATCGGCGCTCGTCGCGTGGTA includes:
- a CDS encoding Mut7-C RNAse domain-containing protein produces the protein MVDCEIKGVPYLHCIYIDSMLGWLARMLRILFGLKVIYSSDLGDTELLNTECLVVTRDEELYKTRRGPTILIKTDDHIKWISIFLRLGLKPLEKSRCPLCGGDVVEVSCREAEKAVGHRIFSEKCWRCTSCGRYYWVGAHWRRLKKLVEEAYETTLDCINIG
- the ahcY gene encoding adenosylhomocysteinase; its protein translation is MTESKVKDLSLAERGREQLYWAERNMPVLLEIRKRFEKEKPLAGQTIAACLHVTKETGVLVRTLIAGGARVVVIPSNPLSTQDDVAAALAQEGAYVYAWRGMSERDYYNAIGFALSFYPTITLDDGADLTVTIHKLKHEARDKTIEYVLETAGSIDPDKLVAGLRGGTEETTTGVLRLRALKRAGKLLYPIIAVNESYTKYLFDNRYGTGQSTWDGVLRATNLLIAGKNVVIAGYGWVGRGIAMRARGLGARRVIVVEVDPVRALEAVFDGFEVMPMDKAAEIGDIFITATGNIRAINLGHIFKMKDGAVLANAGHFNVEIDVAGLERVAISKKLIRQYLEEYTLPNGKRVYLIGEGRLVNLVAAEGHPSEVMDLSFANQALAAEHIVKNKLAIDVYKLPDELDREVARLKLKTMGIEIEELTEEQKQYLTSWELGT
- the pyrE gene encoding orotate phosphoribosyltransferase, with amino-acid sequence MIEKFLELGVVKFGIFRLSSGLESPFYIDLRNVLGEPELLRWVIEQYREILLRLKFDIIVGVATGGIPYASILGYTLGKPISYVRPEAKEHGTGRLIEGAEVSGREVVVIDDVLTTGKSIIGAINAIRSAGGIVAGAVVFLDREQCGSRNIKTATGVEVYSVYKMRGLLDRLKDYIDEEQYRSVINYLAQWRC
- a CDS encoding 50S ribosomal protein L14 — encoded protein: MAKRGGKRTVGVSYRFHVTPGIFLNSLVPVADNSGARLVRVIGVVGHYSKTVHRRIPGAGVGDMVVVVVREGKPELRKQIFRAIVVRQRRPYRRPDGTWVAFEDNAVVIVTPEGDPKGSEIHGPVAMEATLRWPTIANLASIIV
- the truD gene encoding tRNA pseudouridine(13) synthase TruD; the encoded protein is MIEAPPFDKSLGMLYYVTDTCPAGGVIKARPEDFIVEEVLKDGTVVALTGISLKPRVGSWTWIHVVKKNTDTLKLLLYLAKTLGLKARDISIGGIKDTRAVTSQIISIRGDVTNLPKIRNVEFLSFWPMDKPITPSLIYGNRFTITLRNVEKVDCAEATLKTLQYIALPNYYGYQRFGTIRPVSHLLGKALVKKDAEEFFDIMFCKIFAYESDVAKKAREAACKGDYRRALEIFPKRFIEERAVLRGLLRGLDLWNAIMSIPIQILRIYVEALQSYLFNLFLSKRMELGPLNRPIEGDLVEINGQVVHYAEGLGGEVVLPTVGVGVKMPRGKVGEAVLQLLKREGVEPSMFLKMPRGLRVYGGYRKVVLTLRDFRYAVDKEVTVSFTLPRGSYATVILREVVKPEEPYRHGF
- the rqcH gene encoding ribosome rescue protein RqcH, whose protein sequence is MKKVVTALDLLASAVEMSNLINNRVENIYKTGAGFLFKFTSGFMTITKFRASLTGVIPEKSHEGAETLRGLFRGEKLVKVYMPRFDRILELEFVSGKIIIELIEPFNIVSVRDGKIVWLLHSYRGRDRELKPGLSYVYPPAAFIDIFTADVNAIEKAIDPGDVKKSLVRRLGTGPELAEELIARAGSSPRALAETLKIIVDQIRIGKIEPTVCIKENIPVTVLPIRLTAIQCDELKQFTHFWEALDYYFSPMELGSTLIQETQELIQRRKKLETTIAELEKKIPEYKKEASLLKTTAHKLLMYKSEIEDALRGYETSIRVVYVNKRVKIELPDGTVVELEKDIPVGRQISRMFEHAKELEEKANKAAQVVEKLRRDLAKLEEEIHRAEEKVKSSVKIVVKRAWFEKFRWSITTGKRPIIGGRDASQNETIVRKYLREHYLFFHADIPGASVVVMPPSEDPLELLQTAQFAAAYSKAWKIGIHSIDVYYVRGEQVSKHAPAGQYLARGSFMIYGKREYIRHVRLELAVGCRKDGDIYRVVAAPPKSAQLLADRYVIISPGGVEKSKLGRELAKKWGGCSLEEIVAAIPGPSQIAEEGRGSPLSWEEVERVFATW
- a CDS encoding dihydroorotate dehydrogenase translates to MALLIIIGRLLHYVHPEISHRLGSLLFSLPLPTCRCVQQWEIGDVKVCGPVGVAAGLDKTGRYSRFLSFFCPGFIVVGSTLPYKRRGNKPPRVARIWPYSLVNAMGLNSPGIAAVLHKLTNLNYPIFISIAGFTKEDFLTQLIYLRRYKPTAVEVNISSPTYKGLWRDLPELIDIDMPMFIKVGPSVDVASVIRDVRRLGWGLVVTNTFPIEDNRISVGRGGLSGLLLYKYGFKLLVKVREAAGPDIPIIYSGGLFSCSQLREVLKYANAAEILTSILYFTPYILKILNRCLYSRE
- a CDS encoding TIM barrel protein gives rise to the protein MARVYLGPAGIPQYVAKARSTLDAVRVVRELGLNAMEVEFVQGVRMSRELAKQVGKAAQEYNIKLSVHAPYFINLCSEETDKVEKSRQRLVDSLDRAYYMGAWVVVVHAAYYGKLGPQKCYEKVKEELEKAYKESGVGSGVYVGVEITARTNQFGSIEETFKLAKELPFVTPVVDWGHLYARNNGVLNYGEVLDLWTKEFGDRHMHTHFTSIRYRNGKYVDEHEPIERNMPPFEPLAKELSARDITITLICESPLLEKDALLMKEILEKHGVRLAT
- a CDS encoding DUF362 domain-containing protein, encoding MVDAYPADAEIPIPKRDALIILAVHSYIPSQANPRPELIETLLQTLQGRDVSITFSMPKSYFEKAVKIMGLEKLAAKYGARIIQPQQHVDYKIELETSRGTKITVRALRAAFEESLTKIVVAIPVSHPQTILYLTMPTAALQVLEPKDAQNLYEGFRALYKYIANIYKLEKNTFCLTDGKFVIEGDGPIKGFQRYWGVIVTGENCGEVDYITAQALGVNPEDLGYLYFYFGGSWPKIKPPRLLEENKIQIKLTSNIGILLSWKRG